A region of Paraburkholderia sp. BL23I1N1 DNA encodes the following proteins:
- a CDS encoding aminotransferase class V-fold PLP-dependent enzyme — protein MPSPLSHAAVAALRARTPGTQSTTHFNHAGASLPSSATLEAMRAHLWLEATTGPMEAGVAGREQTERARLLAARLLNARPAEIALTTGCSPGWGAAFAALGPWRPGERILVARHEWGGNLAAMRLSAQRAGATIEVIPSDASGAVDPQALEAMLDERVRLIALTWLPANGGLINPAAAIGQVARRHGIPYLIDAAQAVGQLPVDVADVGCDVLTGACRKALRGPRGTGLLYVREDFLSRLTPAFVDTRSAPLGADGEPVLRDDAARFESAEASLALHCGLANALEEALEIGIENIRARIESVAQALRVQLAGIPGVTVLDQGREQSGLVAFNIAGLEAASVQRKLAEQGVVIGSNGVSYTPLDMEPRGLKQIARASVSYLTTESEIDTLLDGIRALAI, from the coding sequence ATGCCTTCTCCCCTTTCGCATGCTGCCGTGGCCGCGCTGCGCGCCCGCACGCCTGGCACTCAAAGCACCACGCATTTCAATCACGCGGGGGCCTCGCTGCCGTCCTCCGCCACGCTGGAGGCGATGCGCGCTCATCTGTGGCTCGAAGCCACGACGGGCCCGATGGAGGCCGGCGTGGCGGGGCGTGAGCAGACTGAGCGCGCTCGCCTGCTTGCTGCCCGACTGCTGAACGCCCGTCCGGCGGAGATCGCCCTGACGACGGGTTGCTCGCCAGGCTGGGGCGCAGCATTCGCCGCGTTGGGGCCCTGGCGACCCGGCGAACGGATCCTGGTCGCGCGTCACGAGTGGGGCGGCAATCTGGCTGCCATGCGCCTCTCGGCGCAGCGCGCAGGGGCGACGATCGAAGTCATTCCCTCCGATGCGAGCGGCGCCGTCGATCCGCAGGCGCTGGAGGCCATGCTCGATGAACGAGTGCGCCTGATCGCGCTGACCTGGCTGCCGGCGAACGGCGGGCTGATCAATCCGGCCGCGGCGATCGGGCAGGTGGCACGCCGCCACGGCATCCCCTATCTCATCGATGCCGCTCAGGCGGTTGGGCAACTTCCTGTGGATGTCGCCGACGTGGGGTGCGATGTCCTGACCGGCGCGTGCCGCAAGGCGCTGCGTGGTCCGAGAGGCACGGGCCTGCTGTACGTGCGAGAGGATTTTCTATCCCGCTTGACGCCGGCATTCGTCGACACGCGATCCGCGCCGCTGGGTGCCGACGGCGAACCCGTCTTGCGCGACGACGCGGCGCGTTTCGAGTCGGCGGAAGCGTCGTTGGCGTTGCATTGCGGATTGGCTAACGCGTTGGAAGAGGCGTTGGAGATCGGCATTGAAAATATTCGCGCTCGGATCGAAAGCGTTGCACAAGCATTGCGCGTGCAACTCGCAGGAATTCCAGGCGTGACGGTTCTGGATCAGGGCCGGGAACAGTCCGGGCTGGTGGCATTCAACATTGCGGGGCTGGAGGCGGCATCGGTGCAGCGAAAACTGGCGGAGCAGGGGGTCGTGATCGGCAGTAACGGTGTCAGCTACACGCCTTTGGATATGGAGCCCAGGGGACTTAAGCAGATCGCGCGTGCGTCGGTAAGCTATCTGACTACCGAATCGGAGATCGACACGTTGCTGGATGGCATACGAGCGCTGGCAATCTAA